A part of Candidatus Babeliaceae bacterium genomic DNA contains:
- a CDS encoding SufD family Fe-S cluster assembly protein has product MVECWKFLGLSDLVKDQVLFDQDSASVIYDTSGTYTLPAENILSVTIASSVHVTLCDMDAYTSRKKITIRIKNGGSLTYCSQVTLASGDAALSLSFITVFLEDNAVYNGYVFCSGSGGVMLQSFDCHVEGLRAQGTMTVLHWLTEHARLAFTSRQMHNVSHGTSAITVKSVVEDSARMYYAGQIHVAQQAEHTVASQESKALVFNDARAHAMPSLEILTNEVQCRHGSAIGYVNQDQLLYMQSRGISAHMAEQLIKRGFLEAPLKACSLEYVKSLFFDNFYKK; this is encoded by the coding sequence ATGGTTGAATGTTGGAAGTTTTTAGGCCTCTCTGACCTTGTGAAAGACCAAGTACTTTTTGATCAAGATAGTGCATCTGTTATATATGATACGTCAGGGACGTATACTCTGCCCGCAGAAAATATTCTTTCGGTAACTATAGCATCTTCTGTGCATGTTACGTTATGTGATATGGATGCTTATACTAGTCGTAAAAAAATAACTATACGCATTAAAAATGGCGGCTCGCTGACCTATTGCTCTCAAGTAACGTTGGCCTCAGGAGATGCTGCGCTTTCGCTTTCTTTCATAACCGTTTTTTTAGAAGATAATGCCGTCTATAACGGATATGTTTTTTGTTCAGGATCCGGTGGTGTTATGTTGCAGTCGTTTGATTGTCATGTGGAAGGTCTTCGTGCGCAGGGTACCATGACCGTATTGCATTGGCTGACCGAACATGCTCGATTAGCGTTTACAAGTCGGCAAATGCATAATGTCTCGCATGGAACAAGTGCTATAACGGTAAAATCTGTCGTTGAGGATAGTGCTCGTATGTATTACGCCGGTCAAATTCATGTTGCGCAACAGGCTGAGCACACGGTGGCCTCGCAAGAATCTAAAGCATTGGTATTTAATGATGCACGTGCTCATGCTATGCCATCGTTAGAAATTTTAACCAATGAAGTGCAGTGTCGGCATGGAAGTGCAATTGGGTATGTTAATCAGGACCAGTTATTATATATGCAGTCTCGTGGTATTTCAGCTCATATGGCTGAGCAGCTCATTAAGCGTGGCTTTTTAGAAGCGCCGCTTAAGGCATGCTCTTTAGAGTATGTAAAAAGTTTATTTTTTGACAATTTTTACAAAAAATAA
- the sufB gene encoding Fe-S cluster assembly protein SufB, with the protein MHSYKLDKGLNRAVVKNISDTHHEPGWMTDFRLSALEIFESKPMPTWGVDLSKLDPYDIYYYVKPSEKQYSQWTDVPDAIKTTFEKLGIPQAEQTLLAGVGAQFESEVVYKNLKKEWVDKGVIFCDMSTALRDHEAYVKKYFSTIIPAHDNKFAALNSAVWSGGSFVYVPEGVEITLPLQAYFRINQSQMGQFERTLIIAESGSSVHYVEGCSAPIYSKNSLHSAVVEIVAHARSRVRYTTIQNWSTDVYNLVTKRAVAYQDAHVSWIDGNFGSAKTMKYPAIILKEPGACGEVISLAVAGAGQHQDSGAKVIHCAPHTQSTVIAKSISKEGGRSSYRGLVKIPDGVTHARSRVQCDALILDDNSRSDAYPTVQVAESHYNDIGHEASVSKIQDDQLFYLMSRGISRQAALAMIINGFIEPLVSLLPMEYAVEINRLITHEMEGSIG; encoded by the coding sequence ATGCATTCTTACAAGCTTGATAAGGGGCTCAATAGAGCAGTGGTGAAAAATATCTCCGATACGCATCATGAGCCTGGTTGGATGACCGATTTTCGATTATCAGCGCTGGAAATTTTTGAATCAAAGCCTATGCCAACATGGGGCGTTGATTTAAGTAAGCTTGATCCGTACGATATTTATTATTATGTAAAGCCGTCCGAGAAACAATATTCTCAGTGGACTGACGTTCCTGATGCTATAAAAACAACGTTTGAAAAATTGGGCATTCCTCAAGCAGAACAAACATTATTAGCTGGCGTTGGCGCTCAATTTGAGTCTGAAGTTGTGTATAAAAATTTAAAAAAAGAATGGGTCGATAAGGGCGTTATTTTTTGTGATATGTCGACAGCCCTTCGTGATCACGAAGCGTATGTAAAAAAATATTTTTCTACTATTATTCCCGCGCATGATAATAAATTTGCCGCGCTTAATTCTGCTGTGTGGTCAGGTGGTAGTTTTGTATATGTTCCCGAAGGTGTAGAAATTACATTGCCATTGCAAGCGTATTTCAGAATTAATCAATCGCAAATGGGACAATTTGAAAGAACACTTATTATTGCAGAATCGGGTTCTTCGGTTCATTATGTTGAGGGATGCAGCGCACCGATATATTCAAAAAATTCACTGCATAGTGCTGTGGTAGAGATTGTTGCCCATGCCCGTTCTCGAGTGCGGTATACTACTATCCAAAATTGGTCGACCGATGTGTATAATCTTGTCACAAAACGAGCAGTTGCATATCAAGACGCTCATGTTTCTTGGATTGACGGAAATTTTGGTAGCGCAAAGACTATGAAATATCCTGCTATTATTTTAAAAGAGCCAGGTGCTTGCGGTGAAGTTATTTCATTAGCGGTTGCCGGTGCAGGGCAACATCAGGATTCTGGTGCAAAAGTTATCCATTGTGCTCCTCATACGCAATCCACGGTGATTGCAAAATCTATTAGCAAAGAAGGTGGGCGATCCAGTTATCGTGGGTTGGTCAAGATTCCTGATGGCGTGACGCATGCTCGTTCCCGCGTTCAATGTGATGCACTTATTTTGGATGATAATTCCCGATCAGACGCATACCCAACAGTGCAGGTTGCGGAGTCACACTACAATGACATAGGGCACGAAGCTTCAGTCAGCAAAATACAAGATGATCAGCTTTTTTATTTGATGAGTCGTGGTATTTCTCGCCAAGCCGCTCTTGCAATGATTATTAATGGCTTTATTGAGCCCTTGGTTAGTCTATTGCCCATGGAATATGCAGTAGAAATAAATCGTCTCATTACGCATGAGATGGAAGGATCGATCGGTTAA